DNA from Micromonospora nigra:
GGTGGCGGTGGTCGACGGGCTGCGCGCCGCCGGCCTCACCGTGCTCGCCACCACCGGCTACGGCGACGACGACCTGGACGACCTGACCGACGCGGGTCGGCTCGCCGCGCCGACGGCCTGGCTGTTCGGCTCCGAGGCCCACGGCCTGCCCGGGGAGCTGACCGCCGCCGCCGACGCCCGGGTACGGGTGCCGCTGCACGGGCAGGCCGAGAGCCTGAACCTGGCTGCGGCCGCGGCCGTCTGCCTGTACGCTTCAGCGAGAGCGCAGCGGTGACCCTCCACGAGGTCCCGCCAGCACACGACAGGGGAGAGCAACCGCCCATGAACGCGCCACGGCGTTCGTTTACCCAGCCCGCCGGTGTCGGCGGGCGGCGGGCCTGATCCTGCTCCCTGCGCAACTCCCACCGGCGGGCTGCGGCACAGCCGCGCGTCCGTAGACTCGCTTCGCCGCCCGACGAGGGCCGGTGCCGCCGTGAGGGAGTGCCCGTACGCCATGAGCTACCGCAACGATCCGTACGACCCGAAGCAGGTCGCCCTGCTCGACCCGGCCGCCCTGGCCGAGGCCGTCGCCGAGGCCGGGACGGCGTTCGCCGCCGCGACCGACCCGGACGCGCTGACCGCGCTGCGCCCGGCGCACCTGGGTGACCGGTCCCCGGTGTCCCTGGCGCGCCGCGAGATCGGCGCCCTGCCACCGGCGGCGAAGGCCGACGCCGGCAAACGGGTCAACGAGGCCCGGCGGGCCGTCGAGGCCGCGTACGCCGCCCGCGCCGAGGTCCTGCACCGGGAGCAGGCCGCCCGGGTGCTGGTCGAGGAGCGCGTCGACGTCACGCTGCCGCACGACCGGCGTCCACGTGGGGCGCGGCACCCGCTGAGCGTGCTCATGGAGCAGATCAGCGACCTGTTCGTCGGGATGGGCTACGAGGTGGCCGAGGGCCCCGAGGTCGAGCTGGAGTGGACGAACTTCGACGCCCTGAACATCCCCGCCGACCACCCGGCGCGCGGCCTGATGGACACCTTCCACATCGCACCCGAGGGCAGCGGCCTCGTGCTGCGCACCCACACCTCGCCGGTGCAGGCGCGCACCATGCTGTCGCGTAAGCCGCCGATCTACGTGATCTGCCCGGGTCGGGTCTACCGCACAGACGAACTGGACGCCACCCACGCGCCGGTCTTCCACCAGGTCGAGGGCCTGGTGGTCGACGAGGGCATCACCATGGCGCACCTGCGCGGCACCCTCGACCACTTCGCCCGGGCCATGTTCGGGCCCGACGCGAAGACCCGCTTCCGCCCGCACTACTTCCCGTTCACGGAGCCGTCGGCCGAGTTCGACGTGTGGTTCCCGGAGCACCG
Protein-coding regions in this window:
- the pheS gene encoding phenylalanine--tRNA ligase subunit alpha produces the protein MSYRNDPYDPKQVALLDPAALAEAVAEAGTAFAAATDPDALTALRPAHLGDRSPVSLARREIGALPPAAKADAGKRVNEARRAVEAAYAARAEVLHREQAARVLVEERVDVTLPHDRRPRGARHPLSVLMEQISDLFVGMGYEVAEGPEVELEWTNFDALNIPADHPARGLMDTFHIAPEGSGLVLRTHTSPVQARTMLSRKPPIYVICPGRVYRTDELDATHAPVFHQVEGLVVDEGITMAHLRGTLDHFARAMFGPDAKTRFRPHYFPFTEPSAEFDVWFPEHRDGPRWVEWGGCGMVNPRVLRACGIDPEVYSGFAFGMGIDRTVMFRHGVSDMRDMAEGDARFTRAFGTGV